A genomic window from Brevibacillus agri includes:
- a CDS encoding YcdB/YcdC domain-containing protein, whose product MRHTGRKRFWKRMSILTLLSVFAVGSFAGVSQQVHAVEQKSAKLLSEQQAVEAAKKWMDIPAGYQYSYGLYFEPYEEDKTPYGAWFLAWHHPDGSFISYKIHPVSSRLLSYDRYDNDTKPAGTAPPIQKQMARERALQFLAKFVPSEERAKLMEPEECTYTRYGSPRYGIKFKRVENSIPFKNNSIDVVLGGDGKLLHFVRHWYEGEVPDASKIMAEKAARELLEQNAEPTLYYRETPDNLQEKYKQKYMLVYDYLRGDPQFVDAISGVMVDKYGTLAKPKQPIKSLKDLPLVAAPKEGNGIKGTFTLEQAKAAAIHFLQTTLKDQLDHVYLEPEIIPRSADWKDYSFKFSWLHKGTLVEYATFEVRVNPDTAESHFRGEHPLPPVIDDNNAQRVDVATAKKTEQTVKKSLELFYFQSNQYDDEAKEPKALLLYRFVHEPGFVDGHTGKWISLSD is encoded by the coding sequence ATGAGGCATACTGGCAGAAAAAGATTTTGGAAACGAATGTCGATTCTCACGCTTTTATCCGTATTTGCAGTGGGCAGTTTCGCAGGTGTGAGTCAACAGGTACACGCAGTTGAGCAAAAATCCGCAAAGCTTCTTTCAGAACAACAGGCTGTAGAAGCGGCGAAGAAATGGATGGATATCCCCGCAGGCTACCAATATTCTTACGGATTATACTTCGAACCGTACGAAGAGGACAAGACACCGTACGGAGCATGGTTTCTCGCCTGGCATCACCCAGACGGTTCGTTCATTTCGTATAAAATTCATCCTGTCTCAAGCCGCCTGTTGAGCTACGATCGTTACGACAATGACACTAAACCCGCTGGCACTGCTCCCCCGATTCAAAAGCAAATGGCCCGTGAGAGAGCGTTGCAGTTTCTTGCAAAATTCGTTCCCTCAGAGGAGCGGGCAAAGCTGATGGAGCCAGAGGAATGTACATATACGAGATACGGTTCGCCAAGATATGGAATTAAATTTAAACGTGTTGAAAACAGCATTCCTTTCAAAAACAATTCGATTGACGTAGTTTTGGGAGGAGACGGAAAGCTTCTCCACTTCGTGCGGCACTGGTATGAGGGAGAGGTGCCCGACGCAAGCAAGATCATGGCAGAAAAGGCAGCGCGGGAACTTCTGGAGCAAAATGCGGAGCCGACCTTGTACTATAGGGAAACGCCTGATAACTTGCAAGAGAAATACAAGCAAAAATATATGTTAGTCTATGATTATTTGCGGGGCGACCCCCAATTCGTCGATGCGATCTCAGGTGTGATGGTGGACAAGTATGGAACCTTGGCAAAGCCGAAGCAACCGATCAAGAGCCTGAAAGATTTGCCGCTTGTAGCTGCTCCGAAAGAGGGAAACGGGATAAAAGGAACGTTTACTCTGGAGCAGGCGAAGGCCGCGGCAATTCATTTTTTACAAACCACACTCAAAGATCAACTAGATCATGTCTATCTGGAACCGGAGATTATACCGAGATCGGCTGATTGGAAAGATTACAGTTTCAAATTTAGCTGGTTGCATAAAGGGACTCTGGTTGAATACGCTACATTTGAAGTAAGGGTCAATCCGGACACCGCAGAAAGTCATTTTCGGGGAGAACATCCTCTCCCGCCTGTGATTGATGACAACAACGCGCAGAGAGTGGATGTGGCCACAGCGAAAAAAACGGAGCAGACGGTGAAAAAATCGCTTGAACTTTTCTACTTCCAGTCAAATCAATATGACGATGAGGCCAAGGAACCAAAAGCGTTGCTTCTGTACCGTTTCGTCCATGAGCCGGGCTTCGTCGACGGACATACCGGAAAATGGATCAGCCTTTCGGACTGA
- a CDS encoding precorrin-2 dehydrogenase/sirohydrochlorin ferrochelatase family protein: protein MRPYAMMVNLENKRCAVVGGGQVAERKIASLLAAGAAVSVVSPSCTALIREWEQAGKLTLRLRPFVPDDVADAVLVIAATSDPAVNLAVYEACGPQQWINVADRPDLCSFTVPSVVERGDLTVAISTGGNNPGLAKKMRSQLEAWIGPEYEDYTLFLGKMRRRVLALDELRPANKRAILAELLDDRFLHWTRSGEIERRDREAEAVVAGWLERQEET from the coding sequence ATGCGGCCGTATGCCATGATGGTCAACCTGGAAAACAAACGCTGCGCAGTCGTCGGCGGCGGGCAAGTCGCGGAGCGGAAAATCGCCAGTCTGCTTGCCGCTGGGGCAGCCGTCAGCGTCGTGAGTCCCTCCTGCACAGCGTTGATCCGCGAATGGGAGCAAGCTGGCAAGCTGACGCTCCGGCTGCGCCCGTTCGTCCCCGATGACGTCGCGGACGCCGTGCTCGTCATCGCGGCGACCAGCGATCCGGCTGTCAACCTGGCCGTCTACGAGGCGTGCGGGCCGCAGCAGTGGATCAACGTGGCAGACCGTCCCGACCTGTGCTCGTTTACGGTTCCGTCCGTAGTCGAGCGCGGCGACCTGACCGTTGCCATCTCCACCGGAGGAAACAACCCGGGCCTGGCGAAAAAAATGCGCAGCCAACTGGAAGCGTGGATCGGGCCGGAGTACGAGGACTACACGCTCTTCTTGGGCAAAATGCGCCGCCGCGTACTCGCGCTGGATGAGCTTCGCCCGGCAAACAAACGCGCCATTTTGGCAGAGCTGTTGGACGACCGCTTTTTGCACTGGACCCGAAGCGGGGAGATCGAGCGGAGGGACCGGGAGGCAGAGGCGGTTGTCGCGGGATGGCTGGAAAGACAAGAAGAAACATGA
- the cobA gene encoding uroporphyrinogen-III C-methyltransferase — protein sequence MSGAGKVYLVGAGPGDPKLITVKGLECLQKADVVVYDRLANPALLAHAPETAERIYCGKLPDHHTMRQESINEVLAAKALAGKVVVRLKGGDPCVFGRAGEEAEHLAARGVAFEIVPGVTAGIAASAYAGIPVTHRDHGSSFAVVTGHLREDKPELAVEKWRALAGGIDTVAFYMGVANLPLIRTQLMKHGRDPKTPVAVISWGTLPKQAVVTGTLADIEERLAENSHITNPAIILVGDVVKMREKINWFEASLGLNEGIPG from the coding sequence ATGAGCGGCGCAGGCAAAGTGTATCTCGTCGGCGCAGGCCCCGGTGACCCGAAGCTGATTACCGTCAAAGGTCTGGAATGTCTGCAAAAGGCAGACGTAGTCGTCTATGATCGGCTGGCGAATCCGGCTTTGCTCGCGCATGCGCCCGAGACAGCGGAGCGCATCTACTGCGGCAAGCTGCCCGATCATCACACGATGCGGCAGGAGTCGATCAATGAGGTGCTGGCCGCAAAGGCGCTGGCAGGCAAAGTCGTCGTGCGGCTGAAAGGCGGCGATCCGTGCGTCTTTGGCCGCGCGGGAGAGGAAGCGGAGCATCTCGCTGCACGCGGCGTCGCGTTTGAAATCGTGCCGGGCGTGACGGCAGGAATCGCCGCTTCGGCGTACGCGGGCATCCCGGTGACGCACCGCGATCACGGCTCGTCGTTTGCCGTGGTGACGGGGCATTTGCGCGAGGACAAACCGGAGCTGGCTGTGGAAAAATGGCGGGCGCTGGCAGGCGGAATCGACACGGTTGCTTTTTACATGGGCGTCGCCAACCTGCCGCTCATCCGCACGCAGTTGATGAAGCACGGCCGCGATCCGAAGACGCCCGTCGCCGTCATCTCCTGGGGGACGCTGCCAAAGCAGGCTGTCGTCACAGGCACGTTGGCGGATATCGAGGAGCGCTTGGCAGAAAATAGCCATATCACCAATCCGGCGATCATTCTCGTCGGAGACGTCGTGAAAATGCGGGAAAAGATTAACTGGTTCGAGGCTTCGCTCGGTCTGAACGAGGGGATTCCCGGGTAA
- the cobT gene encoding nicotinate-nucleotide--dimethylbenzimidazole phosphoribosyltransferase, producing MMAGLEKRFPAIAPRNQEASEQTRQHVDQLTKPLGSLGRLEELAVELAAMTGETFPVVTPPGVLVFAADHGVAAEGVSAYPQEVTAQMLLNLVNGGAGINVFARQIGAMQKFVDVGVAVEVEAPGVINRRIRAGSGNMLKEAAMSADEAQRTLAVGIELAEQIIDEGAKVLIVGEVGIGNTTASSAILSALTGADPDEIVGRGTGLDDAGWQRKKAVVREALALHRPDANEPLDVLAKVGGLEIGAMAGAMIGAASRRVPVLLDGFIATVAALLAVRLAPAVADYLIAGHRSQEPGHAFVLNVLGKQPLLDLNLRLGEGSGAAVAFSIVEASSRMVREMATFASAGVSDR from the coding sequence ATGATGGCAGGCTTGGAAAAGCGATTTCCGGCGATTGCGCCGCGAAACCAGGAAGCGAGTGAGCAAACGAGACAGCATGTGGATCAACTGACAAAGCCGCTGGGCAGTCTGGGACGTCTGGAGGAGCTGGCCGTCGAGCTGGCCGCGATGACGGGCGAGACGTTTCCGGTCGTCACGCCGCCGGGCGTACTCGTTTTTGCCGCCGATCACGGGGTGGCCGCAGAAGGAGTGTCGGCCTACCCGCAAGAGGTGACGGCGCAAATGCTCTTGAATCTGGTGAACGGCGGCGCGGGCATCAACGTTTTCGCACGGCAAATCGGCGCGATGCAAAAGTTCGTCGATGTCGGCGTGGCAGTCGAGGTCGAGGCGCCAGGCGTCATCAACAGAAGAATCAGGGCAGGCTCGGGCAACATGCTGAAGGAAGCCGCCATGTCCGCTGACGAAGCGCAGCGCACGCTCGCGGTCGGCATCGAGCTGGCAGAGCAGATTATCGACGAAGGCGCCAAGGTGCTGATCGTCGGAGAAGTAGGAATCGGCAACACGACGGCGAGCAGCGCAATCCTGTCTGCCTTGACCGGGGCGGACCCGGACGAGATCGTCGGCCGCGGCACAGGACTGGACGATGCGGGCTGGCAGCGCAAAAAAGCGGTCGTTCGCGAAGCGCTCGCCCTGCATCGCCCGGATGCCAACGAACCGCTGGACGTCCTGGCAAAAGTGGGCGGGTTGGAGATCGGCGCGATGGCAGGCGCGATGATCGGCGCGGCTTCGAGGCGCGTTCCGGTGCTCTTGGACGGCTTTATCGCCACTGTGGCGGCACTGCTGGCCGTGCGGCTTGCGCCTGCGGTCGCAGACTACCTGATTGCCGGGCATCGCTCCCAGGAGCCGGGGCACGCTTTTGTGCTGAACGTACTCGGCAAACAGCCGCTGCTCGACTTAAACCTGCGACTTGGCGAAGGCAGCGGAGCGGCCGTTGCGTTTTCGATCGTCGAGGCGTCGTCGCGAATGGTTCGGGAGATGGCGACATTCGCATCGGCGGGGGTCAGCGACCGATGA
- a CDS encoding cobyric acid synthase produces the protein MPKALPLMIQGTSSDAGKSAIATALCRIFAQDGYKTAPFKSQNMALNSYVTLDGKEIGRAQGVQAEAAGILATTDMNPILIKPTRDSESQIVVNGEPYANMKAMAYRTDFYEEGLRIIREAYQRLAAAYERIVIEGAGSPAEINLNDRELVNMRVARLTNAPVILVADIERGGVFASLVGTLQLLEPKDRDRVIGVIINRFRGDLTLLQPGLDWFEQYTGKPVLGVVPFIPDLWIDAEDSLILHRYQGKRETPRELDIAVLRYPRISNFTDVDPFFVEPDCRLRFVTRLEELGEPDLIVLPGSKNTLEDLQFLRETGLAEAVKKLHLQGKSYVVGLCGGYQMLGESILDPACVESPLQQLDGLGLIPMVTTMEQKKTTVLSRGEATFAGEQLTLEGYEIHMGQSVYAKSECPFIQMGERAEGYCHEERRLIGTYFHGLFHNDRFRTLLLNAIRAKKGLAPITERPSFVALREQGYDLLADTVRRHVRLDAIEEQMKAYQEKEVRR, from the coding sequence GTGCCTAAAGCGCTCCCGCTGATGATTCAGGGAACCAGCTCCGATGCCGGAAAAAGCGCGATCGCGACAGCGCTCTGCCGCATTTTTGCCCAGGACGGCTACAAAACGGCGCCGTTCAAGTCGCAAAACATGGCGCTCAATTCCTATGTGACGCTGGACGGAAAAGAAATCGGGCGGGCACAGGGCGTTCAGGCGGAGGCGGCGGGCATTCTCGCCACGACCGACATGAATCCGATCCTCATCAAGCCGACGCGGGATTCGGAGTCGCAGATCGTGGTGAACGGCGAGCCGTACGCCAACATGAAGGCGATGGCGTATCGGACGGATTTTTACGAAGAAGGACTGCGGATTATCCGGGAGGCGTACCAGCGGCTCGCTGCCGCTTACGAGCGCATCGTCATCGAAGGAGCAGGCAGTCCGGCGGAGATCAACCTGAACGACCGCGAGTTGGTCAACATGCGGGTTGCCCGCCTGACGAACGCTCCGGTCATTTTGGTGGCGGACATTGAGCGCGGCGGCGTGTTTGCCAGCCTCGTCGGCACGCTGCAACTGCTTGAACCCAAGGACCGCGACCGGGTGATTGGCGTCATCATCAATCGTTTTCGCGGCGATCTGACGCTGTTGCAGCCAGGTCTGGACTGGTTCGAGCAGTACACAGGCAAGCCTGTGCTTGGCGTGGTGCCGTTTATTCCCGACTTGTGGATCGACGCGGAGGATTCGCTCATTTTGCACCGTTACCAGGGCAAGCGGGAGACGCCGCGCGAGCTGGATATTGCCGTCTTGCGCTACCCGCGCATCTCCAATTTTACGGATGTCGACCCGTTTTTTGTGGAGCCGGACTGCCGTCTGCGCTTTGTGACCCGGCTGGAAGAGTTGGGCGAGCCGGACCTGATCGTGCTGCCCGGCAGCAAAAATACGTTGGAAGACTTGCAATTTTTGCGCGAGACGGGACTGGCCGAGGCGGTGAAAAAGCTGCATCTGCAAGGCAAGTCGTACGTGGTCGGCCTGTGCGGCGGCTATCAGATGCTCGGCGAGTCGATTCTGGACCCGGCTTGTGTGGAGTCGCCGCTGCAACAGCTTGACGGGCTGGGCCTGATTCCGATGGTGACGACGATGGAGCAGAAGAAAACGACGGTGCTGTCCCGCGGGGAAGCCACATTCGCCGGAGAACAGCTTACGCTCGAAGGCTACGAGATTCACATGGGCCAATCCGTTTATGCCAAGAGCGAATGTCCTTTTATTCAGATGGGCGAGCGGGCAGAAGGCTACTGTCACGAGGAACGCCGGCTGATCGGGACGTATTTTCACGGACTGTTCCACAACGACCGCTTCCGCACGCTCTTGCTGAACGCGATTCGCGCGAAAAAAGGGCTTGCGCCGATCACAGAGCGCCCATCTTTCGTGGCGCTTCGCGAGCAGGGCTACGATCTCTTGGCGGATACGGTACGCCGTCATGTGCGGTTGGATGCGATTGAAGAACAGATGAAGGCTTATCAGGAAAAAGAGGTGCGTAGATGA
- a CDS encoding cobyrinate a,c-diamide synthase: MTDSRRIVIAGTGSGAGKTTVTIGLMAALIRKGYRVQGFKCGPDYIDPTYHTAVTGRASRNLDSFMLEYDVVKEIFVRGSEGADISIIEGVMGMYDGKEATSDKGSTAEISTLTGSPVLLVVNCQSMARSAAAIVKGFQLLNPQTKIVGVIANKVGSEGHHKIVKAAIEQECGIPVVGYLKRENELEIPERHLGLVPSVERGELAPLFAKLADLIGETVDLDLVWELAKAEPLQVEPKLFAPREAAFDVTIAVAKDPAFHFYYPENLELLQAYGAKLIFFSPLAGEGVPEAADGLYIGGGFPEEFAAELSQNEAVKESFRQAVEKGLPTLAECGGFMFLTEAIVTTDGESYPMVGLIPGKVTMQKKWAALGYREVRGKEGNFLIGPEEQAKGHEFHYSTYATDEQLPAAYETKGLRGTKPEGFARDNLVAGYTHLHFGSNPALVKRWLGLCAEVASRA; the protein is encoded by the coding sequence ATGACGGACAGCCGCCGGATCGTCATTGCCGGAACAGGCAGCGGAGCGGGGAAAACGACGGTAACCATCGGGCTGATGGCTGCCCTGATCCGCAAAGGCTACAGGGTGCAAGGCTTCAAGTGCGGTCCTGACTACATCGACCCGACCTACCATACCGCGGTGACGGGCAGAGCGTCGCGCAATCTGGACAGCTTCATGCTGGAGTACGACGTCGTGAAGGAGATTTTTGTCCGGGGAAGCGAAGGTGCGGATATTTCGATCATCGAAGGCGTCATGGGCATGTACGACGGCAAGGAAGCGACCAGCGACAAGGGCAGCACGGCCGAAATCAGCACGTTGACCGGATCGCCTGTGTTGCTCGTCGTCAACTGCCAGAGCATGGCGCGCAGTGCGGCTGCGATTGTAAAAGGATTCCAGTTGCTCAATCCGCAGACGAAAATCGTCGGCGTGATCGCGAACAAGGTCGGCAGCGAAGGCCACCACAAAATCGTCAAGGCCGCGATTGAGCAGGAGTGCGGGATTCCGGTCGTCGGCTACCTGAAGCGGGAAAACGAGCTGGAAATTCCCGAGCGCCATCTGGGACTTGTGCCGTCCGTGGAGCGCGGCGAGCTGGCGCCGCTGTTTGCCAAGCTGGCTGACCTGATCGGGGAGACGGTAGACCTGGACCTGGTCTGGGAGCTGGCCAAAGCCGAGCCGCTGCAAGTGGAGCCGAAGCTGTTCGCACCGCGCGAGGCGGCTTTCGACGTCACGATTGCCGTAGCGAAAGACCCGGCGTTCCATTTTTACTATCCGGAAAATCTGGAGTTGCTGCAAGCGTACGGCGCGAAGCTGATCTTTTTCTCGCCGCTTGCGGGGGAGGGCGTACCGGAAGCAGCGGACGGCTTGTACATCGGGGGAGGCTTTCCAGAGGAGTTTGCCGCCGAGCTGTCGCAAAACGAGGCGGTGAAGGAATCGTTCCGCCAGGCGGTCGAAAAAGGCTTGCCGACCTTGGCCGAGTGCGGCGGATTCATGTTTTTGACCGAGGCGATTGTGACGACAGACGGGGAGAGCTATCCGATGGTCGGACTCATCCCCGGCAAGGTGACGATGCAAAAAAAATGGGCGGCGCTCGGCTATCGCGAGGTGCGCGGCAAGGAGGGCAACTTCCTGATCGGTCCAGAGGAACAGGCAAAAGGCCACGAGTTCCACTATTCGACCTATGCCACCGACGAGCAGCTCCCTGCGGCCTACGAGACAAAAGGGCTGCGCGGCACCAAGCCGGAGGGCTTTGCCAGGGACAATCTCGTCGCGGGGTACACGCATTTGCATTTCGGCTCCAACCCGGCGCTGGTGAAGCGCTGGCTCGGTTTGTGCGCGGAGGTGGCCTCCCGTGCCTAA
- a CDS encoding cobalt-precorrin 5A hydrolase, whose protein sequence is MIIELVEGEIPVIRQQGDYAIVAITKHGVEMARDLAQKFPGTDLYYMSKFARGDEEARGIQLFSNSVRMLFPALWPVYKGLIVIISLGAVVRMIAPLLEDKKKDPGVVVVDDRGENVISVLSGHLGGANELAREVAAVMGARPIITTASDVQKTIPVDLFGRRFGWEWDSADKLTPVSASVVNEEHVAVVNESGERDWWMHDTPMPPSIREYASIAEAQAAKPHAALVVTHRLLAPEEQPILDNGVLYRPKVIVLGMGCNRGTSAEEIEAVIRETLDELQFSLKSVKALATIELKKDEAGLLAVCEKYGWPFVWYSPQELNQVEISEPSETVFKFTGAYGVSEPAAKLYAGVDELVLTKKKSGNVTISVALMPYQKEERA, encoded by the coding sequence ATGATAATCGAACTGGTCGAAGGAGAAATTCCTGTCATCCGTCAGCAGGGCGATTACGCGATTGTCGCCATCACGAAGCACGGGGTCGAGATGGCCCGCGATCTGGCGCAAAAATTTCCCGGGACAGACCTGTACTACATGAGCAAGTTCGCGCGCGGGGATGAGGAAGCGCGCGGCATCCAGCTTTTTTCCAACAGCGTGCGGATGCTGTTTCCGGCGCTGTGGCCTGTGTACAAAGGGCTGATTGTCATCATTTCGCTCGGGGCGGTCGTGCGCATGATCGCGCCGCTGCTCGAAGACAAAAAGAAAGACCCGGGCGTCGTTGTCGTCGACGACCGGGGGGAGAACGTCATCAGCGTGCTGTCCGGCCATCTGGGCGGGGCCAATGAGCTGGCCCGCGAAGTGGCGGCGGTCATGGGCGCCCGCCCGATCATCACGACCGCGTCCGACGTGCAGAAGACGATTCCGGTCGATTTGTTCGGCCGCCGTTTTGGCTGGGAGTGGGATTCTGCCGACAAGCTGACGCCTGTGAGCGCCTCGGTCGTCAACGAGGAACACGTAGCGGTCGTCAACGAATCCGGCGAACGCGACTGGTGGATGCACGACACGCCGATGCCGCCGTCGATCAGGGAGTATGCGAGCATCGCCGAAGCACAGGCTGCCAAGCCGCACGCGGCCCTCGTCGTAACTCACCGCCTGCTTGCGCCGGAGGAACAGCCGATTTTGGACAACGGCGTCCTGTACCGCCCCAAGGTGATCGTGTTGGGGATGGGCTGCAACCGGGGAACGTCTGCGGAGGAGATCGAGGCGGTCATCCGCGAGACGCTGGACGAACTGCAATTTTCGCTCAAGAGCGTCAAGGCGCTGGCCACAATTGAGCTGAAAAAAGACGAGGCCGGGTTGCTCGCCGTATGCGAGAAATACGGCTGGCCGTTCGTCTGGTACTCACCACAGGAGCTGAACCAGGTGGAAATCAGCGAGCCGTCCGAGACGGTGTTCAAGTTTACGGGAGCGTACGGGGTGAGCGAGCCTGCGGCCAAGCTGTACGCAGGCGTCGACGAGCTGGTGCTGACCAAGAAAAAGTCGGGCAACGTCACCATTTCGGTCGCCCTGATGCCCTATCAAAAGGAGGAACGCGCATGA
- the cobM gene encoding precorrin-4 C(11)-methyltransferase: MKLYIVGAGPGDPDLITVKGLKLLQKADVILYTDSLVNEELVALGNPDAEVLHSSGMALEEMVALMVDRISKGKTVVRLHTGDPSVYGAIMEQIALLKAEGIEVEIVPGVSSVFAAAAAVGAELTIPELTQTLILTRAEGRTPVPDREKLRSLAEHHCTLALYLSATLTKKVVRELIEAGWSEDTPVAVVQRASWPDQLIVRTTLKNLDEDMGKNGIRKHAMILAGWALDPDIHEKSEQYRSRLYDKTFTHGYRKGVKE; encoded by the coding sequence ATGAAACTGTACATAGTGGGAGCGGGTCCCGGCGACCCTGACTTGATTACCGTAAAAGGCTTGAAGCTTTTGCAAAAGGCAGACGTGATTTTGTACACCGACTCGCTCGTCAACGAAGAGCTGGTGGCGCTCGGCAACCCTGACGCTGAGGTGCTGCACAGCTCCGGCATGGCCTTGGAAGAAATGGTGGCGCTGATGGTGGACCGGATCAGCAAAGGCAAAACGGTCGTGCGCCTGCATACGGGCGATCCGTCTGTGTACGGGGCGATCATGGAGCAGATCGCGCTGTTGAAGGCAGAAGGCATCGAGGTGGAAATCGTGCCGGGCGTAAGCTCTGTGTTTGCGGCGGCAGCGGCGGTCGGTGCGGAGCTGACGATTCCCGAGCTGACCCAGACGCTGATCCTCACCCGCGCGGAAGGACGCACGCCTGTGCCAGACAGGGAAAAGCTGCGCTCACTCGCGGAGCATCATTGCACGCTGGCTCTGTACCTCAGCGCGACTTTGACGAAAAAAGTGGTGCGCGAGCTGATCGAGGCGGGCTGGAGCGAGGATACGCCCGTCGCTGTCGTGCAGCGGGCGAGCTGGCCGGATCAGTTGATCGTGCGCACGACCTTGAAAAACCTGGACGAAGACATGGGCAAAAACGGCATTCGCAAGCACGCGATGATTTTGGCCGGCTGGGCTTTGGACCCGGACATTCACGAAAAAAGCGAGCAATACCGTTCCAGGCTGTACGATAAAACCTTCACGCACGGGTACAGAAAAGGTGTGAAAGAATGA
- the cobI gene encoding precorrin-2 C(20)-methyltransferase, translating into MSKIGTLYGLGVGPGDPELITVKAFRLLQQSPVIAYPKKRMGSKSYAHQIAELYVQQSEKEMLGLVFPMTRDKEILEREWNKTVEIVWERLSEGKDVAFVTEGDPMFYSTFIHMMRVMHDEHPEVPVVTVPGVSSFLGAASRFNLPLADGDEQIGIIPATEDREAMRKALENHDTVVFLKVAKVLPMIISLLQEMGLADKAAVATKVTSSEEMVWTDMRELERAELGYLTLMVVKKG; encoded by the coding sequence GTGAGCAAGATCGGAACATTGTACGGGCTGGGCGTAGGTCCAGGCGACCCGGAGCTGATTACTGTCAAGGCATTCCGCCTGTTGCAGCAATCTCCGGTGATCGCGTACCCGAAAAAGCGGATGGGCAGCAAAAGCTACGCGCACCAAATCGCCGAGCTGTACGTGCAGCAGTCAGAAAAAGAAATGCTCGGACTGGTGTTCCCGATGACGCGGGACAAAGAAATTTTGGAGCGCGAGTGGAACAAAACGGTGGAAATCGTCTGGGAGCGTCTGTCCGAGGGAAAAGACGTCGCGTTCGTGACGGAAGGCGATCCGATGTTTTACAGCACGTTTATCCACATGATGCGGGTGATGCACGACGAGCACCCGGAAGTGCCTGTGGTGACCGTGCCGGGCGTATCCTCGTTTCTCGGAGCAGCTTCGCGCTTCAACCTGCCGCTTGCGGACGGCGACGAGCAGATCGGAATTATTCCGGCGACAGAAGACCGGGAAGCGATGCGCAAAGCGCTTGAGAACCACGATACCGTCGTGTTTTTGAAAGTAGCGAAAGTGCTGCCGATGATTATCAGTTTGCTGCAAGAAATGGGACTCGCAGACAAAGCCGCCGTCGCGACAAAGGTCACCTCTTCCGAAGAGATGGTCTGGACGGACATGCGCGAGCTGGAGCGGGCAGAGCTTGGCTATCTTACACTGATGGTGGTGAAAAAGGGATGA
- the cbiE gene encoding precorrin-6y C5,15-methyltransferase (decarboxylating) subunit CbiE, producing MTQAMKVIGIGDDGQQSLLPLYRTWIEESELLVGGERHLGFFPAYKGEKRVLKGGLSAMVEELRSETRKTVILASGDPLFYGIGSLLAKKLNVEIYPHLSSIQLAFAKMGEAWQDAALVSVHGRSIKGLAQRIDGKEKVALLTDRENSPAAIARYLLSFQMTEYEAFVAENLGSAEERTGWYTLEEMADGVFSDLNVVILKKRRPSPVWPFGIADEEFSQRKPDKGLITKKEVRIVSIAQLQLHIKSIVWDIGTCTGSVAIEAARIAREGEVYGVEKNADDLENCRQNMAKFRTDLTVVHARAPQGLDEFPDPDAVFIGGSGGELRELLHICCTRLRPGGRIVVNAATIETLYEATQAFADEGFETSVTLAQLSRSKPILSLTRFEALNPIYIITAWAKQTEEQGGDSK from the coding sequence ATGACACAAGCGATGAAAGTGATCGGGATCGGGGATGACGGACAGCAAAGCCTGCTGCCGTTGTACCGGACCTGGATTGAAGAGAGCGAGCTTCTGGTCGGCGGAGAGCGGCATCTGGGCTTTTTTCCGGCGTACAAAGGGGAAAAACGGGTGCTGAAAGGCGGCTTGTCCGCGATGGTGGAGGAGCTGCGCTCCGAGACGCGCAAGACGGTCATTCTCGCTTCGGGCGATCCGCTCTTTTACGGGATCGGCAGCTTGCTGGCGAAAAAGCTGAACGTGGAAATTTACCCGCACCTAAGCTCCATTCAGCTCGCTTTCGCCAAAATGGGCGAGGCGTGGCAAGATGCGGCGCTCGTCAGCGTGCACGGCCGCAGCATCAAGGGACTGGCGCAGCGCATCGACGGGAAGGAAAAGGTCGCGCTGCTCACCGACCGGGAAAACTCGCCAGCGGCTATCGCCCGTTATTTGCTGTCGTTTCAGATGACCGAATACGAGGCGTTCGTGGCCGAGAACCTGGGCAGCGCCGAGGAGCGGACGGGCTGGTACACGCTGGAGGAAATGGCAGATGGCGTCTTTTCCGATCTGAATGTCGTGATTTTGAAAAAACGCCGTCCAAGCCCGGTCTGGCCGTTTGGAATCGCAGACGAAGAGTTTTCCCAGCGCAAGCCGGACAAAGGATTGATTACGAAAAAAGAAGTGCGTATTGTAAGCATCGCCCAACTGCAACTGCACATAAAAAGCATCGTCTGGGACATCGGCACGTGCACAGGCTCTGTCGCCATCGAGGCGGCGCGGATCGCGCGGGAAGGCGAAGTGTACGGCGTGGAGAAAAACGCGGACGATTTGGAAAACTGCCGCCAGAACATGGCGAAGTTTCGCACGGATTTGACCGTTGTGCATGCCCGCGCTCCGCAAGGACTGGACGAGTTCCCGGATCCGGATGCCGTGTTCATCGGCGGCAGCGGCGGGGAATTGCGCGAGCTTTTGCATATTTGCTGCACGCGTCTGCGTCCGGGCGGCCGAATCGTGGTCAACGCCGCGACAATCGAGACGCTGTACGAAGCGACGCAAGCTTTTGCAGACGAAGGCTTTGAAACATCGGTGACATTGGCGCAGTTGTCGCGCAGCAAGCCGATTTTGTCTCTGACGCGGTTTGAGGCGTTGAATCCGATCTACATCATCACGGCCTGGGCCAAACAGACAGAGGAACAAGGGGGAGACAGCAAGTGA